GTGAGGAGACAGCTGATCGCCCTCTAGCAAACTCCATGATTACCTTAGATGTGATGCTTGACATGGAAATATTGATAAAATTTGCACCAGATTCAGTGGCAACAGCTTTCGCAAGCATCGTCTTCCCTGTGCCTGGGGGGCCAAATAAAAGAATACCCTTGCAAGGCTGCAGAAAGGAATTCTATCAGCATAAGGATTAATCTGAGACGTGTAATTTGTATATTCAAGCAAAGAACTAAATGAGCCAGACCAAACACCAAGCACCTTTCCCATGCTCAGCTTAATAAGTTTATCTGGTTGCTTGGTTAGATAAAGACTCATCTACAAGCTAGAACAAGTGACCCCATGAACTAAAATGAGCCAAGCCATTAATAGATCAGTTAGTTTCCATCAGAACGATTGGACCCAAAAAATGGATACAAAGACACAGAAAGAGTATTTGGGAAGGACTTGAATGTAAGAAACCAACTGTGCTTGTCATCCACTTGCTCACTTCCACGGGGTATCCCAGCTACATAACCATGTGCCAAGGATATTTAGCAGTACCCAGTTTAAACTTCTTCTGGATTTTGACAGGTCATAATCATAACTAACACTTAGCAGACCAATAAGCCTGATTCCACCTCTCATCAAGTTTTTGTGTGAAGATCTACATGGGTGACCAACAAGGTAGCTATAAGTTGTTAGGTCATTTGACAGCTGGCATCATAGCTTTCTCCCTGACACCTCTGTCTCAGCGACACAAAAAAGTTGAAATATCTGTTGTCCACCACTTCTACACTGACATCAATATCCCATGAATACTTCTTATGGCtgtgccttttttttcatttgacaaaaaaaggaGGCTGTACCTTTTCTACAAAattagagaaaaggaaaagacaaggGTTGAAGTACTACCCCTCCTGCATTCCTTATGGGTTAGATAATAaacagaagaaggaagaaaagcatAACACTCATTTTTTCACAATCCTGCCAGTACTACTTTTTGAATCTTTGCCGTGTCTGATGCCTAGgttgtcaaaattggaaatcAGAGGTAGATTGGTCAAGGCCTAAAAGCAACTAGCCAAACTAGTTAGAATTAGTtggttctatatatatatatatatatagagagagagagacacacacacacacacccaatctctctccccccccccccctctctgtTTTACCTTTTACAAcagatttttaaatttctaaaatttatcttacgtaaaaaaggaaaggaaaataatgATAAACATACAAAGACAAAAGGGACCAAATCAGCGATTAGTCAATCAATGACTGGTTGAATGACAACTCAGAAATCTACCAAATTCTGGATAACTCAAGGACCAAATCACCATCGATTAGTTGGCCTAGCTAGCTGACTAGTCTCCACAGTGGTCCTTGCTGACTTTGACGTGAAGGACTAGTCAGCTGACCAGCAACAAGCCTGACTAGCTGATCAGTCAGGCCGACTAGTCCCTATTTAGACAACCAGGCTCATACATAGTGTCCAACACTGTCACCTGTATCGACATCGGTGCAACATAacctaatgaaaaaaaaaaagcccatcAAGCTATGGGAGTCTGGGGAGAAATTGGCAGTTCATATGTGCCGAAGGGTGCAGCCAACCTGGTTAGTTCAATGACTGGTAGGTCGCTAGCTATGTCACATACGTACGGGTATGGgggtacgggtactggtacGGCGTTTTCGTAAATCTTGGTACGGAGGTACGGtgaatattaaatatttttaattcaaaaaatttaaaaaaaacaacccCATGAGTTTATGAGCCAAAATTAATTAGTCTCACCAACCCCATGagttaaaaaaattgcaaattacAGCCAAAATTGCAAGTTTATGAGCTCAAATTAATTAGTCTCACCAACCCCATGAGTTTGAGCGTACCCCAATCAGCAAGATGCATACATTCAAATAATTTCCAATTCACAATCTCTACTCGACTGCATGCCCTTACCTTTTGACATGGTAAATAAGTtaaaatgttgtaaaaagcgtatcgtgagccgtatcggtctggctttaagatacgctgtatcgtaaagtatcgtaaccgtatcgtatttttaaaaaaaaaaaaatcagaaataatataagaaataataaaaaatcaataaaaaattatcGTATTGTAaccgtatcgtacgtatcgtaaccgtatagTAGccgtatcgtaactgtatcgtacGATGCGGTGCCTGTATCGTAACTGTACGATACAGGTTGTGTATCGTATCGCATTTTTGAAACGCGACGATACGGTTCGTATGATACAGCCCCGTaccgtacgatacgtacaacagtGAGTTAAATCACAAGATGTGATGCCACCAAATaaatagagagaaaaacagacaccaaaaagaaactaaaatagGTAACTTGAGAATGCTTGATCCTAGAGTTCATTATACATCACAATAGATTAATAGAGCTTTCCTCAAATTTTGGTTGCCTTAATTTCTACTTTCAAAAGCCAAAGACAGAATCACTATTTCTATTTATGCAAAAATAGGAGAAGGGAAAGCGAACAGTGCATTTGTCTGCAAAATGCAATCCGATGAAAGGTTTTTAACCTGTGAAATATTTATCTGCAAAATGCAATCCCATGAAATATTTATCGCCGGCCGTCGCCAATCGCCAGCCCCTGCCCAAGCTCCCGTCGACAGCTGCCCAAACTATCAAACCCCCAACTGCAGAAGCAacactaaaaagtaaaaactgcCTAATAAAGAAACCGTCTGTCGCCAGCCGCCGTCCACCGCCGCTGCCCAAAGTCGCTAGCGAACCCAAGCACCCACCGCCAAAGGAACAAACAAAATCGAGACGAAGAAGGAAGGCGtcggcattttttttttcttttcttttacattgtGATATGGTTTGGgtcgaaaccaaatccaaacgtACCACCACGTACCGGCGTATCGATATTCTAGCCAAATCGGCGTACCATGGTGACATAGGCCGCTAGTCCCTGGTTTGAATCCCAGGAACACTGACCCTTTGCAAAGAATGGCCTCAGGGTTTTATGCCCGTGGTGAGCGACAAAGTCTCTCAGCCTGGGTAGCTTTTGCAAGTAAAATTTGAACTTGCAATGTCAAGAAAGATATCATCATATGTAATCAAAGTTGCTTGTCGATGCCTACTACCTAGTAACAGACCTCCTAAAAAGGCTAGTATGGACCAGTTGGGATGATCAGTTGAAGTTGTTCCCTAGAATGCAAATgaacaaaagaagacaaaaacacaaaaattaaatTACCAAAACTATTAGGAGACATATTACCAAAACTATTAGGAGACACATCATGGCACTATGAGTCAAGTAAAGGACATAATTATACTCCAAATAACATTGTACAAAAACTACTATCAGATATGCACATAACTAAGTGCTTAAAAGTGAACTGGATACATAACTGCTGATGCGGGGAAGTGTAAAAACCCATAGTaaagatatttaaaaataataataaatggtAACATGAatcaaatatgtatatatatatatatataatcacagtACAACAAAACATGCATGGGTTCAGTATTTgaataatgaacataaaaaaaacatccaacaggaaaaaacacaataaactaatgcagagccaaaaaataaacaagaaaaggaaaacaaaacttGACCGACTAGTGGGCCTAAGCATTGACTAGTCAATTTTTCAGGGCCACTTTGACTAGAGGAATTCTACTAAGTTGATTGGTCACGAATCAAAGTGTACAGTTGAAACTAACTAAAATCAACACGGAAGATTCTGTTAGTGCAATATCTTGGCAAAAGCATGGGACAAGTGTACAAATGATACACAAACCTTTGTCAGTTGCCCCTTGCGAAAAAGTTCCGGCCTTTGCAAAGGAAGCATCACCAACTCTTTCAGCGTATCTTTGACATTTTCGAGAGCTCCAATATCATCAAATGAGACTCCAATGTCATTTGGTGGTATAACGTCAGCTAAAAGTCTCTTCTCAAATTCATTCTCCGTGACAACATCCTATTTTTGCTCACCAAACATGTTAAATAGGTAAGAGAAAGAATAGCAATGTTACAGCATACACCACTTGAAGATATAAGGTTTAAAACTAACCTTAAGGGACTTCTTTAAGCTTTTTGTTTCAGTTTGAATATTCTGCAAGATTTCAAGCCCATACAAAATACTGCAAGAAAGGCCTTTGAAGATGTTAATATCTTGGTCTCAAAAAGCAAGTTCACATAAGATGAGAATTAACTGAGTTTAAATGTGAACCTCTCGCTTGATATAGTGATCTTCGTAACTTTTGCCTCAATATCAGGATTTTTCATTAGATGGTAACTGAGGGCCCATCCAACAATCTTCTCTGCACCTGCAAGGTCAATTAGTCAATCAGTTAGCATATCCCTGTAACATAACCGTCTTTTCACATAGAGTTGGTTGAAAAAAACATGACACTAAATAAGACCTATAAACCAGACAAAAAAAGTCAAAGCCACAGAAACAAATACATACTTTCACTGGTCAATGTCTGATCCTTGATGCATAATGCTTCCAAGTCATTGCATTCCAAATTGTTTCGTGTTAAGACCTGTCAATAGAAGACATGGCATCAAAATGCTGTCGCCTGTAAGTATTCACTTGTTCATTCAGTGCATCTGTCGCTTCACTTAAAATGACCTATCCACAGTTACTTATTTAGTTTGAATAAGGAGGTGAACAACCATTTATCACATTCTAAGTTTAATCTCTACGGTATAGTAGACCAGCCAGACTGTCccaattttctttgtcattgtCATTTAGAATGTGAACAATATGTTTCTCTCCTTTAATGTGCCTCTGTCTGCACCTCCTACAGCACATCCTATATGTCATATGTATGGATCAACTACAAAAGGACATGagcagaaataaaaaataaaacataatcaGATTTGTTTATGCTTACTGAACAGATATGGACAAGATTGCCCTTTGCTTTAAGGGTTTCAACATCTCGATCGAGCTGCTGTTTCCAATCCACAAGAAGAGCCTCATCCTGCAAAATACTCATCGACTCTTAAGATTTTCTTAACACATCTTCAACGGCATTCAGAAGAAGTAGACAAAATTAAGCACCTGTGGCAACTGTATGGtaattttatttggaaaaagCTTTGCCAGCAGTTTTATTGTCTTTGGAATTTCTTTGCCTCTATCATGCAACCTGCCAAAACTATCCtgcaaaaagtaaaaattggTCAAGAATTTGATCAACAAAGAAACCTCCACATGGACCAACAGATCAAGCAGTTCAATACATGTTTCAGGTAACCTGGTAATAATGCATAGCACAGGCATCCTAAGATAAGTTCCTTCCTTCTGTAACATAAGCAATTTAAAACAataaagatacatatatttaagAGTTTGTGTAAAGAACCTTATATCTATTGAAGAACTAATATGCAAACTGCCAACCAGACAACACTCATGAAATTTTCCAACCCACTATGGAACAGTTCTCATCCTAGTGTTTGATAGCTTGACTAAGCAACAAGGACAACAGATGAATCATCAGCAAGATTGACATATATTGCAAGCAATGAGAAGCTGGTTACTCGTAAAAGGTTACACCATTCCTCCTTGGAGTTCTATGACATCAAACCTTTTGGTCAGAACCATTGTCCTCTTTGAagtagaattttaaaaaatataggtGCTCTGTTCTGAAGAAGAACTCCCAACAAACTCAGTTAAATATGAAAGTGAACAGATGCTTGATTGGCATTTATTACGATTTGATATCAATCACCAAAAGACCATAACAATAACTTCAGTTGTATACTGGTCAAGCCATTTCAAAGTAGTTGACTGTCACAAAATCCTTATATCCCAAATTCATGTCATCATCTTAAACTAAGATAACAGTTTCgctttttcctttccatcaaGACTTTGAGGAAGAGCAACATAACAAATAGGTTAAGAGTATCAGGGGAAATGGTGAGTAGAAAGTCGACAAATCAGCAGGTTCTAAAATTGCAGTCATTCTGAGAAACATCCACAGTTGTCACGGTTCCAACAATTTCTGTAGCTTAAATATCTGAACAAGTTAAATTTCAGCAACCTATTACTCAGATCTGGTATATAAGGTAGCAAGCTCAATTGATTTGCTTTCCCTTTACACTTTTTCAAAGCAAATGCTAACCCTTGGTCTTCAAGTAACCAAGCTCAAACAGCCAAATCCAATCTCAGCTTAGATCATATACAACTCAAGAAGGTTATATGTAGCATTGCAATTTACCATTTCTAAGTTAATCAGTAGGACATAGAGGGGATCTTTCTTTTGGCTAACAAGATTCCACCAATTGAAGCATTATGAAGTATAGTGAAAGTAAGTTCATAATAGTTATCAAATGTTAATATTCTGGAATCTGGAGTGCCTACTGGCTACTAATCAAATGCCCAGGTGAAGGATAACCAAGACATGCACATAATGAACCATAATTTATCAATTACCAGTAATTCTTCAGAGAATTTTTACTTTGACAAAAACTCTGCAATCTATGCTTGTACCTTCAGGTCATTTGAGCTTTACCTGATACTCTCCTCTACAATCCAATGAAAGGAAATATTGACTTATTTACTTCCACAGTGTCATGCTTATGATGTTTGCAAATTCATCATTAGATTCAACTTTCAAGTCTTTATcacagaaaatttaaaaattttcctaCAACCTATTGCTGACAATTATGATCTCTGCAAGAAAAAGTACATCGACTATTGAAAAGAGAAGGATGGGCAAGAAATTCCCCATAATAGGCAACTAGGAATGCTCAAGGATTAAAGGATACAGGAACTCCAATTGAAtaagaaaaacacaagaaaatcCTAGCCAAACATTTATAACATATAtctaaattaaaattaattcaCTTCTTAAGGTTTTCTGTTACCCACCATCTTGTGTTGTTTGCTTCACGTAGTAACAAGTATACAAAACCTTATCTTTCTCATATATAAAACCATGATTCATTTAGCAAATATGATTCATTTAGCAGAAAAAGTAAGACACTGTACCATCCGTGAGATGAAACTTGTAAACTGAATCGAGAAAGTAAAAATAAAACCTATGACTAAATAGTGTGAGGATGACATATTCCATGAACGTAATGCACGGTGCATAAACTCATAGCACCGTACAGATAAAATTCATACAGGGCAAGTAGCATGTGCAATCAAAACAAGCATGAGACGGTATACATTTGACAATGTGGTTCTAtaagttacaagagaaaaaaaaaaaaaaaaaaaaaagacaaacagaCAGTAAAAGATAATAATTTTCACTATACTTGATCAGAAACCACAAGCAAGAAAACATTAGCATAGTGCACATAAAGAATTGACTGCGTACAGAAGAGACAGAAAAGTGCAACCAAACTAGAATGTCTTTACCGGGAAAGCAAAGTCCAGCAAAGCAGTTTGATTGTTCCCAAACTTGGTGAAAAGGAGGCCTCCAGGATGCGACTGCATTATAAGAAAGATCAAAAGCAAATAAACCAATGCCTGCAAAGAACAAGGACATTACACAGGTTGAGAAAGTAGTTGAGATGGAAAATACTACCTTTTCCTTTCGATTATCAAGCTGGGTATGAGAACCAACTACCACAACATTGTCAGGTAAGGTTTCAAGTTTGCTTTTGAAAGCTGCATAAGATTCTGTGTTGCCAGCAATGGACTTCTCAACATCTTTCATAAACAATATAAAAGGTCCTTTGTTGCTCTCACTAGCCACAACCTGGAAAATAGTAGGGTGGGAAAGGTTACTCAACACATCAGTGACAGAATATTTAAGCAAGTAATGGCTCTTTGTCTCCTCAAAAGTTATGTGAATCAAGCAGATCAATAACCTCAAATAATGTCTCAATTGCCAATCTTTCCATATCCTCACCAGCAGAAATCTCCAAACGGAGATCATTAACTATAAATAAGAtgaacacatgttagtgatgaCTGATGTCAGAGAACTTGTTGAAAACAACTTAGGCCCACAAAAATGATAATAACAAAATAGTCAGGTCATCACCATTGCAAAAGAATCCATGACCTTCTTCACATATTCCACCAAGGTTATTACCCTCTGAAATGGGCTTATCAAACCGCACACCGATTTTGGAGGAACTGTTTTCCTCGAATGGCAGTAGCACTTTACCTCGACAACCATAGGAAGGACCCCTGCAGATTGAATGAGAATGGATTTTGGCAGTTACAACCAAGAAGTTTTGAATATCATTCTCAGCAAACGTTTTCTAGGCAGTTCCTTGAAAGTGTGAATTTCCTCAAGTAAAACTTATAAGTTATAGagcatgaaagaaaaggaacacaaaACTATGAGACAGCATATTGTTGTAGCATTTATTCACAAAAGTTCAAAACCATAAACAAATAATGATCGAGTGTCGTTCTTAAATACAatagaaacaataaaaagaaaagtgtaTGCACAATGTAGGAGATACTTTTCTACAACATGGTagccaaaatatcatgatatatatatatatatatatatatatatatatatatatatatatatatatcttggatccttttttttcattttctcttttgcttttttaattttttcttttgagcttCTGCTGAGCTAGCCATTGCTAATGCTAGTCCCCAACAGCTAGATGCATACTGGTCAGAATTGGTTGGATCTAAACTCTGGAGCAACAAAGACCAGACAGATCAGCATATATCAAAAGGATAGTGTTTTGCTCCATATATATTTAATCTATCAAAAAATTGAGTAGTTTAATACACCAACACCAGACACCCATGCTACATAACTTAACCTATGCACTATGCAGACAAAATGGTAAGTTGGTTTCCCTTAGAAGAATCAGCCAGATAAATTGGTCCAAGTCAATCCATGTTGtctacaaaaagaaaatcactaaAGACTATAGAAACACAATAATTAAATTGTCAAAATGATAAAAGCCATATGCCATTAAAACATCAAGTGAAATGCACAGTCAGTCACTAGACATAACATTGCATGATGATGAACTAAATCATAAGTGAACAATGATAGTTAATATTACATATAGAAAAAGTTGCCCGTCtaacagaaaaggaaagaagtatCTTCAAGATGTCCATcacaagggaaagaaaaaagcagAACCCAGCAGAAcggaagaaaggaagaaaagaagaaaagtgtGAAGACGAGGATGAAGACAGGCTGCAGGCAGGAAGAACTGCAGCAGCATGCCATtaggagaaagaagggaaaaataagtaagaaaaatgaaagacagagaaggaaaaaggaagaacgAGAAAGAACATATCTGTCCactgcaagagagagagacagggagaaagaaagagtggtTAAGTGTTGTGATCCCCCACGATTAGGACTTCTTTCCTATTTGCTTACTGATTAGTCAATCAAGAAACTAGTCGCCAACTAGTTCAGCTAGATGATGATTAGCAGTTGACTTTGAGGCCAGACTGATTTTGGCCTAAAGACTAGTCAATCAACCAGACTACCACTTCTACTAATCTAGGACGATATAACAGTTCTATATTCTGGAATGAAAGTTCAACTCACATATGCAAAtgatcaaaaaattaaagttcACAGAGGAATAAAACAATGTTGACACCCACAAAATAAACTGAGAAAGCACAAAAAGCAAGCCAACTTTTAAAAGTAAGCAGAAAGAAAAGCCAAATAAAATGTTGGGAATTTCATGTAGGGGAAATGCCCTCTGAAATGGGTAACTGTTCCAGAACTTATCATAGTACCGGTCTACTTTCCATTAAAAGTTCAGTAGTCGATATTTCATCCTCTATTTCTTCTTATAGACCTTCACGCATGTACATGTTCAGCATCCATAATGTATCAAATtccaacacaaaaaaaattcacatgcaGTTGCATCCTCCATGAGAGCAAGTTGCTAGGTGGGATGATGTAGCACATGCATAAAAGCCTTAATTCTGATCCATTTTAGGAATACTACAACATTTCCTCAACTGATGCCTTCATGATCTCCTATGTATATCTTATCTCACGTGGATATGAATGTGGCTAATAGCTATTAGACATAGAAGTGTCACATATGATACAGAAATTATTTTAGATTAAGAGAAATAAACATGACACACAGACATCCATGAACACATTTTGCATTCTCGATTttcagagggagagagaggacaGGGTCAATGTGTCGCCCCCGCCCCCGCCGCATGGACCTGCATGAAGTTAGAGTTTTACGAATTTCAAAAACAGTCAAACAGCacgaacactttttttttttttggagctggAATATTAATCACTTGTTTTTATCTTCATTTGTGAAGATTACTCTTCATTTTTCACTAAATATTAGTTCTTCCATAGTTTATAAGAGTTGCAGCACAGATCATAACCACTTTTTTAGATATGTATGATAGATCTATATCAAGAAGACAGAAGTAGAATGactgaatgaagaaaaaacaggctttatttttcttttcattaaatttattttatggCATTTGACACCAAACATGGGGAACTATTTGAAGAACAAAGGTACCTTGATTGGGGTTGGAGAGTTGATGTGTATCCAGATGGTAGCAAACCAATAAATTTTACCTTGTCACCTGTACAGGAAAATTTCATCACATATTCACGAAGCCAAATCTTCAGTGTcaacatgaagatgcatttctTAAATAGCTAGGAGGTAATACCTGCTTTAAAATGACAGTTCTTAGATGACCCAACAGGTGGAGCTGCTGATTCCTGTTTTAATTGAGATTGAAAACCAGCAACAGTTGCTGCACTTGCTGAGCCAGTTGTGTCAGTATCGGAACCTGGTACAGCAGTTCCTTTTGTTGCATCAGAATGCCCAGACCGTTGCTTCACACAAGTACAGGATTTGTCTGCTCTGGGTCCTTCCTTTATACTGTCCATGTCTTTTGACGAAACACCCTACAGTACAGTAGAAATTTCATGTGCATACACTTCTGAACCCATGATACAAAAATGATCAGACAAAACAAGCAAACTTACACCCAGCACCGAGTTTGCATCAAATATGAGCAACCTGGCTCCAAAGTGATTAGCAAGGGCCTTTGACAACATCTCCTGATAAATATCAGATCCTAGACAGATGATAACAGATTCAAAAGATTGAAAACGCATGAAAGCTAAGGAAATAGCTACCATAGATTAGAATAGTTGGATTCATCAAAGCATACTTCACTAACCTGAAGGCCCAGAAAGCAAAATCCGTGGGCTTATGGTGGAAAGCTCTAAGGCATACTTTGAAAACTCCTTCCGCTTCAAATGGATAAATGTTGAAGCAACCAGAACATTTTTTGTGGCCTCACTAGCAAAACAAAAATGACCTTGTTATTATTCGCCATAAACAATGAGAAGCAAACGCCTCCAACATTTTACAGACAATGATTACACACATCTTAGCATTTAAGGCTCCAATTACAATGACATAAATCTATCCAGTCCAAAATCTTTCTGTTAATGAACTAGAAAGGCTAGCACAACATACGTATTTCTTAAATATGTGTTGCAGgacttctctttctctcacgatTGAAGAAAGAACAGCCTCGTGCACTACTAACAACCAATGGAAGAATATGtgcatctgtgtgtgtgtgtgtgtgtattaggGAGTTTGAAGGTAGGACCAGCCTAGTAAGACCTACCAGTAACCACCATTATGTAAGaagtcaaacaaaacaaaaacaatgaagcACACACTACTCTGAGGGATGAAGGTGTGCCACACATATTGGAAGATCAACATATCCACTCACGGAGATGTGGATGTTTAAAATGGTCTCCTTGTAAACAAGTTCCAGGAAATTATAAGAAGAATAAAAGCATATATGAGTATAGTGACATCGTAAGTGATTAATCCAGTGAACAGTCTTTAAGGGAGGAATATACAATAAAAACTGATATGTTATTGCTGCAAGAAATATGAAGTCTACCTCAAATAGTATGGGAAGTTGTCAAATGATACATCACTTTCTGTAGCATCAAGCACTCTAGCGAGCAATTGTTCCTTAAATGCTTGGAATCTGTTAGCAGAACCTGCACCTAACGGTGCCTGAGAAGCTAGTACGCCTCTTTCTTCAGCTACAAGATTAAATAAGCTTCTACTCAAATCCAGGTCACCAGCCACACCAGTTAACATCTTAAGGATGGGCCTTAATGAATCATTAATACCAGAAAATTTCACATTATCAGTTCTACTTCCTGTCTCTGGACCCATGTTCTCCAGATCAATGTGTGGTTCACTTTCAGATTCTGGTAACATTTCAGCTTTGTCATCAGGAGGTGGAACCAGAGAGTCAAATTCCTCATCAGAGGTTGACTTCCTTCCACAATCATCCACTACCAGGGGATATTTTGCAAATGGCGTACAAGTGGGTGGTGGTGAAGACCTTTTAGGTTCAAGCTGGGGTTCAGCACCATTTTTATGAACAGATGAATCAGATAGATCCTGTGCAAGGTTGGATAAAGACGCCAATATGGATGCACCTGCTACATCTGAAGGGTCCTTGGTCCTAGCTTCAAGTTGCAAACCTTTGTTATGACCTTCTCCCAAACCACCTGAAGGAGCTGAAGCTGCTGACGGGTTTTCGCTTGAAATTTGCTGGAAAATCTAAAATGGTGGAAAAGGAGTAGAGTCAAATGAAATCATTGCTTGAAGTGTTTGAAGATTCTACAGTAAAAAATGATAAccaaaaattataagaaaagtAAACACAAGCAAAACAAGGGGCAGAAATATACGTATGCATGGCGACTAGGTCTACTAAAAGTGAGTTCATCTCCTGCATTTATTAGAACACTGGAATTCTTCCTGATGGGTTTGCCATTTACTAGGACAGCTCCCTTGCTCTCTGAGCTCTCCAGTACAACTAGCATAGTGTCATCATCCTGATTATGGCCATAAAAAGCACAAGCTCAGAAACACAAGCATATAATTTAAGAACTAATGACAGGCTATGATAATGATTAAATCAGAACTGGAGCAGTATGCACCGCCATGATGCATTTACCTGCAAGAGTTTGATTTTGCACACGACGCTGCTAATGGATGGATCACGCAAGGACAAATTGCAGCTTCTCGTCCCACCAATTGTAAAGACCGAGCCACAAAGGGAAACGTGAGGATTCTGCacaagcaacaagaaaaaattcatCACCGTACTGCATATCGGCGCTTGACATGAAAAGTACGTTCAACAATAACCCTTGAACGCTGGTACTTGCTGTATGATCAACTCCAATTAGCAATTAATTAGAAGAAAAGTTCAAAAACATAACACACGGCATTAACTTCTTATATACCACCTAAGTATTGCACAAAACGACAAGCAATGTCATCCAGGCTAATCACCTAGTGCTCTCTAATATCTTcttcatca
This window of the Nymphaea colorata isolate Beijing-Zhang1983 chromosome 2, ASM883128v2, whole genome shotgun sequence genome carries:
- the LOC116247374 gene encoding uncharacterized protein LOC116247374 isoform X2, with the translated sequence MVSTRRSGSLSNSGGSAGKRPPSPTPGASSPENPHPPSKRSKGEAAARDRQAASLAGGNRELAAQTGDCAERASADPASAPGEGESSRSEPAAKNDGATQKAGAPVAPSAEGCGASPMVDKMKSSLKTWCSYQKRNSGASHAWGKLISQYPENPHVSLCGSVFTIGGTRSCNLSLRDPSISSVVCKIKLLQDDDTMLVVLESSESKGAVLVNGKPIRKNSSVLINAGDELTFSRPSRHAYIFQQISSENPSAASAPSGGLGEGHNKGLQLEARTKDPSDVAGASILASLSNLAQDLSDSSVHKNGAEPQLEPKRSSPPPTCTPFAKYPLVVDDCGRKSTSDEEFDSLVPPPDDKAEMLPESESEPHIDLENMGPETGSRTDNVKFSAEERGVLASQAPLGAGSANRFQAFKEQLLARVLDATESDVSFDNFPYYLSEATKNVLVASTFIHLKRKEFSKYALELSTISPRILLSGPSGSDIYQEMLSKALANHFGARLLIFDANSVLGGVSSKDMDSIKEGPRADKSCTCVKQRSGHSDATKGTAVPGSDTDTTGSASAATVAGFQSQLKQESAAPPVGSSKNCHFKAGDKVKFIGLLPSGYTSTLQPQSRGPSYGCRGKVLLPFEENSSSKIGVRFDKPISEGNNLGGICEEGHGFFCNVNDLRLEISAGEDMERLAIETLFEVVASESNKGPFILFMKDVEKSIAGNTESYAAFKSKLETLPDNVVVVGSHTQLDNRKEKSHPGGLLFTKFGNNQTALLDFAFPDSFGRLHDRGKEIPKTIKLLAKLFPNKITIQLPQDEALLVDWKQQLDRDVETLKAKGNLVHICSVLTRNNLECNDLEALCIKDQTLTSESAEKIVGWALSYHLMKNPDIEAKVTKITISSESILYGLEILQNIQTETKSLKKSLKDVVTENEFEKRLLADVIPPNDIGVSFDDIGALENVKDTLKELVMLPLQRPELFRKGQLTKPCKGILLFGPPGTGKTMLAKAVATESGANFINISMSSITSKWFGEGEKYVKAVFSLASKIAPSIIFVDEVDSLLGRRENPSEHEAMRKMKNEFMVNWDGLRTKDKERVMVLAATNRPFDLDEAVIRRLPRRLMVNLPDAPNRSKILKVILVKEELAPDVDFETLATMTQGYSGSDLKNLCVTAAHCPIRELLEKEKKEKALALAEGRPTPKLSSGADIRPLNMDDFKYAHEQVCASVSSESANMSELLQWNELYGEGGSRKKTSLPYFM